A DNA window from Arachis hypogaea cultivar Tifrunner chromosome 18, arahy.Tifrunner.gnm2.J5K5, whole genome shotgun sequence contains the following coding sequences:
- the LOC112770364 gene encoding uncharacterized protein encodes MKEYTLRRSVDYSVYESEPLTFYAKCTQYRSGCDWLIRVSMISRKHCWVIRRYNDSHTCTRATISQDHSKLDSNTIAEAIKQLVEADPSLKVKLVIAEVQSKFNYTVSYRKAWLAKQKSIEKIFGGWEASYEALPIWFEAMCHKEPSAVVYFETMHAYQGDDLVTDIWVLHRVFWSYYPCIRAFRHCKPVVQVDGTHLYGKYKGCLLVAVSQDGNNNIVPIAFAIVEGETSDAWHFFLSNLRQHVVTWDGVGLISDRHESINVAVERSHGAWSPPRAFHMFCIRHIESNFLRKFKAPYLQKLVVNIGYLRTYALAFDGGYRWGHMTTNLVECINSVLKGARNLAITALVKATQNEVFKVREMPSGVEYAVDLRRQRCDCGEFQVDRIPCRHVFACCVNQRLDWQVYVHDVYKMDQNRTDDRTGQSIGSLDIQRFMPNYTGSNRFSSLHGPNTGPDRYRVRFAGYPDEPVWSGPVIKTLPS; translated from the exons ATGAAGGAGTATACCCTCCGAAGATCTGTAGACTACAGTGTGTATGAATCGgagccgttgacattttatgcgAAGTGTACACAGTACAGgtcagggtgtgattggcttatcagagTTAGCATGATCAGCAGAAAGCATTGTTGGGTTATTAGGAGGTACAATGACAGTCACACTTGTACCAGAGCAACCATCTCTCAGGATCATTCCAAGCTGGATTCAAATACGATTGCCGAAGCCATAAAGCAGTTGGTTGAGGCTGACCCCTCTTTAAAGGTAAAATTAGTTATTGCAGAAGTGCAATCGAAGTTCAACTACACGGTCAGCTATCGAAAAGcatggttggcaaagcagaagtccATTGAGAAGatatttggaggttgggaagcatCCTATGAAGCGTTGCCCATATGGTTCGaggccatgtgtcataaggaACCATCAGCTGTCGTATATTTTGAGACTATGCATGCATATCAaggggatgatttggtaactgaTATCTGGGTATTGCATCGAGTCTTTTGGAGCTATTACCCATGCATTAGAGCATTCAGACACTGTAAGCCAGTTGTCCAGGTGGACGGGACTCACTTGTACGGCAAGTACAAGGGTTGCTTGTTAGTGGCTGTTTCGCAGGATGGTAACAACAATATCGTACCGATTGCATTTGCTATTGTCGAGGGAGAGACCTCTGATGCTTGGCACTTTTTCCTCAGTAACCTACGTCAACATGTTGTGACTTGGGATGGTGTGGGGCTGATATCGGACCGACATGAGTCCATAAATGTAGCTGTGGAACGTAGTCACGGAGCTTGGTCACCTCCTAGAGCTTTCCACatgttttgcatcaggcatatagaATCAAACTTTCTGAGAAAATTCAAGGCACCCTATCTGCAAAAGCTTGTCGTCAATATAG GATATTTGAGGACA TATGCGTTGGCATTCGACGGTGGCTACCGATGGGGTCACATGACGACTAATCTAGTGGAGTGCATCAACTCAGTCttgaagggtgcacgcaatctcGCCATCACTGCACTTGTGAAAGCAAC GCAGAATGAGGTATTTAAAGTGCGTGAGATGCCAAGTGGAGTGGAGTATGCTGTTGACCTCCGTCGTCAGAGATGTGATTGTGGTGAGTTCCAGGTGGACCGGATTCCTTGCCGGCATGTGTTTGCATGTTGTGTAAATCAACGACTAGATTGGCAGGTATATGTGCATGACGTTTATAAGATGGACCAG AACCGAACCGATGATCGAACCGGTCAGAGTATAGGTTCACTGGATATTCAACGGTTCATGCCTAATTATACCGGTTCAAACCGGTTTTCATCCTTACATGGTCCAAATACTGGACCGGACCGATATAGGGTCCGGTTTGCCGGTTATCCGGACGAACCAGTCTGGTCCGGTCCGGTTATCAAAACACTGCCATCGTAA